A stretch of Pristiophorus japonicus isolate sPriJap1 chromosome 10, sPriJap1.hap1, whole genome shotgun sequence DNA encodes these proteins:
- the LOC139275158 gene encoding complement C1q and tumor necrosis factor-related protein 9A-like isoform X2, whose translation MENWCTSGEIGKFGPPGPEGSKGEPGQPGSSGAPGVKGRRGEQGSKGIPGKLGPKGIPGPFGHKADKGEIGLQGQQGIKGNLGPRGPKGDKGTIGLQGNIGLRGPIGPTGLPGPRGEVGGEGPRGGPGIQGEVGSKGEIGVKGNTGENAVIRNSAFSVGLTESSKLPRSGSPIKFEKILYNNQNHYDPATGKFTCEISGVYYFVYHITVYVKNVRVSLYKNGIQTLNTYDSYQNSEDQASGGTLLQLQTGDKVWLQVIGGDLYNGLFADNDDDTVFTGFLLITE comes from the coding sequence GGTCATCTGGTGCACCTGGCGTAAAAGGAAGAAGAGGTGAACAAGGAAGTAAAGGAATACCTGGCAAATTAGGACCAAAAGGAATTCCTGGACCATTTGGACACAAAGCCGACAAGGGAGAAATAGGGCTGCAAGGGCAACAGGGTATAAAAGGGAATTTAGGACCTAGAGGTCCAAAAGGGGACAAGGGCACTATTGGGCTTCAGGGGAATATTGGTTTACGAGGTCCCATAGGGCCTACTGGTTTACCAGGCCCCAGAGGAGAAGTAGGTGGTGAAGGACCCAGGGGGGGTCCTGGAATTCAAGGTGAAGTAGGAAGTAAAGGAGAAATAGGGGTAAAAGGGAATACTGGTGAAAATGCAGTGATAAGGAATAGTGCATTTAGTGTTGGTTTGACAGAATCCTCCAAGTTGCCTCGTTCAGGCAGCCCAATCAAATTTGAAAAAATCTTATACAACAACCAAAATCACTATGACCCCGCCACAGGGAAATTTACATGTGAAATTTCTGGGGTTTATTATTTTGTTTATCATATCACAGTCTATGTCAAGAATGTAAGAGTTTCCCTGTACAAAAATGGTATTCAAACCCTCAATACATATGATAGTTATCAGAATAGTGAGGATCAGGCCTCGGGAGGTACACTGTTGCAATTACAAACTGGAGATAAAGTGTGGCTTCAAGTAATCGGTGGGGATTTGTATAATGGACTGTTTGCAGATAATGATGATGATACAGTTTTTACTGGGTTTCTGTTGATTACTGAGTAA